The following coding sequences are from one Oscillospiraceae bacterium window:
- the trxA gene encoding thioredoxin has product MSVITITKDNFQTEVMESRVPVLLDFWASWCGPCRMVSPVVDEIADETQNIKVGKINVDEQRELAAAFNIMSIPTLVVLKSGKVTNQAIGVRPKQQILSMFV; this is encoded by the coding sequence ATGTCAGTCATCACAATCACCAAAGATAATTTCCAGACCGAGGTCATGGAGAGCAGAGTCCCGGTTCTGCTCGACTTCTGGGCATCCTGGTGCGGCCCGTGCCGCATGGTCTCGCCGGTTGTCGACGAAATTGCCGATGAGACCCAAAACATCAAAGTTGGCAAGATCAACGTCGACGAACAGCGCGAACTTGCCGCAGCATTTAACATTATGAGCATTCCGACGCTTGTCGTTCTTAAAAGCGGCAAAGTCACCAATCAGGCGATCGGCGTCCGCCCGAAACAGCAGATCCTCTCGATGTTCGTGTAA